The sequence AGGTCCCGGTTGTCACCGGTGCCGAAGGCGGCGTCCAGGTCGACGAGGTGCAGCCACTCGGCACCGGCGCTCTGCCAGGCGAGGGCGGCCTCCAGCGGGGAGCCGTAGGAGGTCTCGGAGCCGGACTCGCCGTGCACGAGGCGGACGGCCTGGCCGTCGCGGACGTCGACGGCGGGGAGCAGTTCAAGCTTCGGCATTACAGCGTCTCGATCCAGTTGGTCAGCAGCTGGGCGCCGGCATCGCCGGACTTCTCGGGGTGGAACTGGGTGGCCCACAGCGCGCCGTTCTCGACGGCGGCCACGAACCGTTCGCCGTGCGTGGCCCAGGTGACCTTGGGGGCACGGATCTTGGCGTTGGTGACTTCGAGGGACCAGTCGTGCGCCGCGTAGGAGTGCACGAAGTAGAAGCGGGCCTCGGGGTCCAGGCCCGCGAAGAGCCGGGAGTCCTCGGGGGCGTCCACGGTGTTCCACCCCATGTGCGGGACGACGTCGGCCTTCAGGGGCCCGACCGTACCGGGCCACTCGTCCAGGCCCTCGGTCTCCACGCCGTGCTCGATGCCGCGCTCGAACAGGATCTGCATCCCGACGCAGATGCCCATCACGGGGCGGCCGCCGGAGAGCCTGCGGCCGATGATCCAGTCGCCGCGGGCCCGCTTCAGCCCGTCCATGCAGGCGGAGAAGGCGCCGACGCCGGGGACGAGGAGCCCGTCGGCGTTCATCGCGCGGTCGTAGTCGCGGGTGATCTCGACGTCCGCGCCGACGTGGGCGAGGGCGCGCTCGGCGGAGCGGACGTTGCCGAAGCCGTAGTCGAAGACGACGACCTTCTTGTTGTTCTCACTCATGGCGTACCTGTCCTCAGTCCCACAGGCCCTGGATCCGCAGGATGCCCGCCACCAGGCACATCACGGAGCCGATCGACAGCAGCACGATGAC is a genomic window of Streptomyces sp. SID8374 containing:
- the hisH gene encoding imidazole glycerol phosphate synthase subunit HisH, with the protein product MSENNKKVVVFDYGFGNVRSAERALAHVGADVEITRDYDRAMNADGLLVPGVGAFSACMDGLKRARGDWIIGRRLSGGRPVMGICVGMQILFERGIEHGVETEGLDEWPGTVGPLKADVVPHMGWNTVDAPEDSRLFAGLDPEARFYFVHSYAAHDWSLEVTNAKIRAPKVTWATHGERFVAAVENGALWATQFHPEKSGDAGAQLLTNWIETL